A region of Carettochelys insculpta isolate YL-2023 chromosome 9, ASM3395843v1, whole genome shotgun sequence DNA encodes the following proteins:
- the SPATA46 gene encoding spermatogenesis-associated protein 46: MENFSLLTISGPRLPSCARKSVRDVPAPRSTPNLPACPSSAVGSCEPLGHNCTIYRPWFSPYSYFVCKAKARPLEACSCPDTPPASARDAGLPEVLPDSTCCSSCSLEKALPREGPRRASPATEGAPDRITARDVLRACRWLPAPQNGYKCAACCRVFPTLHSLKTHVKCGFKEGFSCQVYYQRLKALWEREGLAWPNDRTALGSCPMPK, translated from the exons ATGGAGAACTTCTCCCTGCTGACGATCTCTGGGCCACggctgcccagctgtgccaggaAGAGTGTCCGCGATGTGCCAGCCCCGAGGAGCACACCCAATCTGCCAG CCTGTCCCTCCAGTGCCGTGGGGAGCTGCGAGCCCCTGGGGCACAACTGCACCATCTACCGGCCCTGGTTCTCCCCCTACAGCTACTTCGTGTGCAAGGCCAAGGCCCGCCCGCTGGAGGCCTGCAGCTGCCCGGACACACCGCCAGCCAGCGCCAGAGATGCCGGCCTGCCCGAGGTGCTCCCAGacagcacctgctgctcctcctgctccctggagAAGGCTCTTCCCAGAGAGGGCCCCCGCAGAGCCAGCCCTGCAACGGAGGGGGCCCCGGACCGCATCACGGCCCGTGACGTCCTCCGGGCTTGCCGGTGGCTGCCGGCACCGCAGAACGGCTACAAGTGCGCAGCCTGCTGCCGTGtcttccccaccctgcactcGCTCAAGACCCACGTCAAGTGTGGCTTCAAGGAGGGCTTCAGCTGCCAGGTGTATTACCAGCGGCTCAAAgccctgtgggagagggagggcctggcctggcccaatGACCGGacggccctgggcagctgccccatgcccaagtga